The DNA segment TACGCCGCCTGTCAGGACTTCCAGCGCGAAATGGAACACTATTGGAGCCTCGTCTGGCTGCAACAGCACCATGCCGCCGAAACCGAAGCCGTCATCCTCAAAGAAGACCTCGTCCGCCTCAGCGGCCTGCCCCTCGCCGCGCGCGTTACCGGCCTGCCCGTCGATCTGCCGCCGCGCACCACCGTCAGGCTGCGCATCACCGGCCTCGATTCCGAAAAACGCTTTATCGGCCTGAACTACCTCAACGCCGTGGTCTAGCAGGCGGCAAAGCACGGCAAGAGGCCGTCTGAAAACCGTATTTGCGGTTTCAGACGGCCTCTTTCTGTTTATCCTGCCGCATCACGCGTAGGATGTGCCGCACAGCGACGCACGCGGATTGGCCGGAGAAATTGCCTGTAAATAAAGAACGCGTGCGCCGCCTTTGGGCGGCATACCCTATCTTTATTCTATTTCTCTAAAATGCCGTGCAATTGTCTGCACGCCCTTTGTTTTTTCAGACGGCCTCACTTTTGCTGTCCTTTAAAACACATGAAAGCATTTGAAACCGCGTGCGTGGCAGAGCCACACATCCTACCTTAACGGCAAAGGCCGTCTGAAAAGTGCCGATGTTTTTCAGACGGCCTTTATTTCCTCCACTCCTGCGGGAGATTCGGCCGCACGAAACGCTTGTCCGAATAAGTGTTTTTTATTCCTCCCGCCTGCGGGGATTGGGGTGCCGCTCCGGCTGCGCCGGTTTTACCGCCCGCACAGCATTTCTTCCGGCCAGTCTGCCTCGATGCGGACGCGGTTTTCCGTTTGGCACACGGCAATCAGGCGGTTGAGCAGGCCGGTCAGGCAGCGGACATCCGCTCCGGCTGGATATGCGGCCAAACGTTCGGCGGCCGCTTCGGACAACTCCACTCCCGCTGCGGCGGCTTTGGCCTGCACGATGGCGGCGCGCATGGCGGCATCGGGGGCATCGAGGCGTATGACAATGCCATGCGACAGGCGCGAGGCAAGGCCGGGATTGGTGTCGGCCAGTGCTTGCGGCGGACAGCTTCCGCAGACCACGATTTGGCAACCGCGCGCACGGTAATGCTCAAAGAGGCGCAGAAATTCCTCCGCCGTGCGTTCGCGTCCTTGCAGCAATTGGATGTCGTCGGCAATCAGCAGGTCTGCATCTTGGTATTGCCGCCCGAAGTCGCCGTCTGCGTATTTGTTGGTGCGTATGGCTTTTATCAGGCTTTGTGTGTAATCGTCTGTGTTCAGACAATATACGCGTCCGGCGGGATGCAGGCGCAAAAATTCGTTGCCGACCGCTTCGGCCAGATGGGTTTTGCCCGTGCCTGCCGCACCGTAGAGAAACAAGGGATTGTATATGCCGCCGCCCGGGCTGCGGGCAATGCGGCGGGCGGTTTCGCATATCTCGCGGTTGGCTCGGCCGCATACCAGGGTGTCGAAGGTGTGGGCGGGATTCGGTAGGGCTGTGTCCGGAGGTATTTGTTTGTTGCTGCTCATATTTGTTGCTTTCTGCTGTTTCAAATCTGTCTCTGCCAGGCTGAATGTTTGCAGGCCGTCTGAAAACCGTTTTCAGACGGCCTGTACGGCTTATTTGATTTCCAAAATCACCATATCGCGGTTCGGATAGTGTTTCTGCAAAGCCGCCATCACCGCGCTTTCGGTTTTGGCGGCGGCCTGGATGGTAACTTTTGAGGCCGCACTCAGGCTGCCGCCTTTGTTGCCGTATTTGAAGCGCACGGTTACTACCATTTTTTTCCTCCTTTGGTTACGGGTGTACCACTGCTGCCAGCGGACGCAGGATTTTGAAAATTTCACGGGCAAGGCTGCCGTCGGCAACGCGCAGCCATGTGCCGCTGTCCCAGTCGGACAGGCCGTCGGGCAGATACCGCCACATCATGCGGCGCACTATGTCGCCGTCGTCGTTTTTTATATCGAGCAGTTCCGCCTCAAAAGGCGGTTCGCTCAAAGCGGGCAGCCTATCCCACGCAGCTTCGACGGAGGCAAGTTCGGTTTCGTGCGCATCCTCTTTGTCGGCATATGCAAACCCGTAAATTTTGCCGAACAGCCTGTTTTCGCCCTCGATGCCGACAGCAAGCCCGCCGCTTGGCGATTTAAATAAAATACAGACATTTTTTGCAGGATAGTCGCCGTATTTCTCCACTGTCCAGCCCGCATCGGCCAGATCGGGGAAGGCGTTGGCAAATTTTTCTTCCAACTGTGCTGCCAGCGTATCAAGCAGACGGTTGAAGATTTCGTTTTGGTTGGCAATCAGATACAGAGCCGATTGCAGGTGTTCGGGGCGGGCGGTAATGTGGTCGGGCAGTTCGGGTGCGGAAGTTTCCTGTCCCATGATGTTCTCCTTGATGTATCGGGCGAAATAGGCATTGAAGTCGTTGATTCTGCCGGCGTGGGACGGAGTGTTTTCCAGCCACTCGGCCAAAGATTCGGCGACAAGAATTTTGAAACGGCCGCCGATACGGTGCTGCTCCAATTCTTCGGGATCGACAGATGCCGCATCAGGCACGCACTCGAAAGGCGGCAGGTAAATCAGGCAGTAGTCGTCGGCATATTCTTTCAAATCGGCCAAATAGCTGCCCACCTGGCCTTCCCTGTCGGGTGCGCCGCACAGCTTGTTTTCAATGGAAACCGCCCAAACGGTTTTGCCTTTCAGACGGCCTAAAATACGGATGTCGTGTTTGCGGCGGCTGTTTTTCAACACTTTTTCCGTACCAACCTCCACGCTGTCGTAGGCGAGGAAGCGGTGCAGATCCGCCGCTTTGAGAAAGGCATCCAGAAACAGGCCGCCCTGGGCATGGCTTTCCTGCGGGTCGAGCAGAAAGGCGAGGATGCGCGAGAGGCCGTTTTCACGGCTGTCGAGAAAGCGCAGCGGATTGAAGCGGGCGGCTTCGGCGTAGTCCCGTTGCTGCCGCGCGGCTTCGTGCTGCCGCAGATCGCGGCAGAGCTGCTCCAGAAATGCCGGCAGCGCGTAGGGCGGCGTGATGGCTTGGCGTTGCATAAAATCCCCCTGTATCTGATTTTTTCATACAGTTGTATGAAGACGACAGCATAGCATACTGGTGAAATTCCTACAATTGTAGGAGAAACATTTGAAAACCGTTGCCGTGGCTTTTGGAAAAACCCTGCGGAAACTGCGCAAAGAGGCAGGCCTGACGCAGGAACAGCTCGCTTTTGAAGCCGAGCTGCAACGGGTGTACGTGAGCATTTTGGAATTGGGGCGGCAGCAGCCCTCTTTGGAAACGGTGCTGAAACTGGCGCGGGGTCTGAACTGCCCGCCGGGGTATCTGGTGGAATTGGCCGCACAGGAATACCGGCAGGCGGACAATCCTTAAAGCGGCATCCCTGTCGGCAATAATATTAAAGAGGCCGTCTGAAAACCCGTTTTGCGGTTTTCAGACGGCCTCTGCACACTTCGGCGGCAATTTTTTCAGACGGCCTTATCCGCCAGCAGCGGCACGCCGCACATGGCCGACACGGCCGACACATAAGCCGCCGTTTTCGGCGGCAGCTTCAGGCCGCGTACGATGGTGAGGTTGCGCAGCACGGGAAAAAGCAGAATATCCTCCATGCCCGCCGCATCCGCCGATTCCGGCAGCGCAATCAGGTTTTCCAGTTCCGCCAAATCCGCATCAAGCTGCGCCAGATAACGGCTGCTCTCCGCCAAATTGTCGGCGAAACTGCCAATCAGCTTCTCCTTGCGTTCGGTAAAATACGCCGCCGCCGAAGCCGTGGCAAACTCGGCAAAACCGGCCAAAACGTCGCGCGGCTGCACCAGCTTGTTGGCATATGCGCCGACCCTGTCCAGCCATGCCTGAATTTCGGGGCGCACATCCTCTTTCAGACGGCCTTTGCCCGCCGTTTCGTCGATATGGCGCACAATGTCGAGGCTCTCGCCCATAAACGTGCCGTCGTCTTTTTCCAAAATCGGAAGCTGCTTTGCCCCGATCATACGGATCGGGGTGTCTTCATCGTCGTTCGGCAAAACGATCTGCTCCGCAGCCACTCCGCGCAGGCCGAAAATCATACGGGCGCGTACGCAGAAGGGGCAGTGGTCGTAAATATAGAGCTTCATTTTTTGTTTCCTTGCTGATGGCGGCAAAACGGGAAAAAGGCCGCCGCCTGAGGCCGCACGAATCATACTGCCAAAATCCCGCTTCGCCAAAGTGTTGTTTCAAATGAATAATTAACCATTTTTTACAAAATAAACGCTAAAAATTTAATCAATGGTTTATTGTTGTTTTTTATGGAGTATTTTTCAAAATGACAAACAAGCGGCAGAAAAACATGATTAACGGCAGGCTGCAATGCCTGAAAATTAAGCAGCCGTGCGGTTTACTTAATTAAACCGCAGGCATATACTGCACGCAACTTTACCGCCGCACCCTCCGGACGGTAACCGTTGCCGGGTGGTCCGGCATAAAAACCACATCACATTATCGAAACGGCGGAAACCTTCGGCTTTATCCAGCAGCAGTCCGGTTTCCCTTACTAACTTGTTATCCTTTGGAGTGTATTATGAATTACGATAAAGCAGTATCGGAAATGTTGAATGTAGACGGCGCACTGGCTGCGGCCGTTGTAGACTTTGAAAGCGGCATGATGCTGGCCGGCGGCGGCTCCCCCTCCATCGACCTCGAAATCGCCGCTGCGGGCAACACCGAAGTGGTCAGCGCAAAAATGAAAACCATGAAAATGCTCGGCATCAACGATGTCATTGAAGACATCCTGATT comes from the Kingella potus genome and includes:
- a CDS encoding DnaA ATPase domain-containing protein, with the protein product MSSNKQIPPDTALPNPAHTFDTLVCGRANREICETARRIARSPGGGIYNPLFLYGAAGTGKTHLAEAVGNEFLRLHPAGRVYCLNTDDYTQSLIKAIRTNKYADGDFGRQYQDADLLIADDIQLLQGRERTAEEFLRLFEHYRARGCQIVVCGSCPPQALADTNPGLASRLSHGIVIRLDAPDAAMRAAIVQAKAAAAGVELSEAAAERLAAYPAGADVRCLTGLLNRLIAVCQTENRVRIEADWPEEMLCGR
- the grxB gene encoding glutaredoxin 2; the protein is MKLYIYDHCPFCVRARMIFGLRGVAAEQIVLPNDDEDTPIRMIGAKQLPILEKDDGTFMGESLDIVRHIDETAGKGRLKEDVRPEIQAWLDRVGAYANKLVQPRDVLAGFAEFATASAAAYFTERKEKLIGSFADNLAESSRYLAQLDADLAELENLIALPESADAAGMEDILLFPVLRNLTIVRGLKLPPKTAAYVSAVSAMCGVPLLADKAV
- a CDS encoding helix-turn-helix domain-containing protein; this translates as MKTVAVAFGKTLRKLRKEAGLTQEQLAFEAELQRVYVSILELGRQQPSLETVLKLARGLNCPPGYLVELAAQEYRQADNP
- a CDS encoding PD-(D/E)XK nuclease family protein, translated to MQRQAITPPYALPAFLEQLCRDLRQHEAARQQRDYAEAARFNPLRFLDSRENGLSRILAFLLDPQESHAQGGLFLDAFLKAADLHRFLAYDSVEVGTEKVLKNSRRKHDIRILGRLKGKTVWAVSIENKLCGAPDREGQVGSYLADLKEYADDYCLIYLPPFECVPDAASVDPEELEQHRIGGRFKILVAESLAEWLENTPSHAGRINDFNAYFARYIKENIMGQETSAPELPDHITARPEHLQSALYLIANQNEIFNRLLDTLAAQLEEKFANAFPDLADAGWTVEKYGDYPAKNVCILFKSPSGGLAVGIEGENRLFGKIYGFAYADKEDAHETELASVEAAWDRLPALSEPPFEAELLDIKNDDGDIVRRMMWRYLPDGLSDWDSGTWLRVADGSLAREIFKILRPLAAVVHP